From one Halococcus agarilyticus genomic stretch:
- a CDS encoding DUF6276 family protein encodes MDCPDCNSEVVAFAVPDDCREFVPGDETGVALCTHCLALHPAPTADSEAGTNSEADFTAVSPDFPTNEAAVPMALAVGLLDSLAVYRSEAEALLERVERAGADPLLVLDRLAADPDLDPGVDLDRRRRQLESVRE; translated from the coding sequence ATGGACTGTCCCGACTGCAACAGCGAGGTCGTCGCGTTCGCGGTCCCCGACGACTGCCGCGAGTTCGTGCCTGGCGACGAAACGGGGGTCGCGCTGTGTACGCACTGCCTCGCGCTCCATCCGGCTCCGACAGCGGACTCGGAAGCCGGCACGAACTCGGAGGCCGATTTCACTGCCGTGAGTCCCGACTTCCCGACGAACGAGGCAGCGGTGCCGATGGCGCTCGCGGTCGGGTTGCTCGACTCGCTCGCGGTCTATCGATCTGAGGCCGAAGCGCTGCTCGAACGGGTCGAGCGCGCCGGTGCGGACCCACTACTGGTTCTCGATCGTCTCGCCGCCGATCCCGACCTCGATCCGGGGGTGGACCTCGATCGTCGTCGTCGACAGCTCGAAAGCGTCCGCGAGTGA
- a CDS encoding TackOD1 domain-containing metal-binding protein: MVSPGKLTALTALADGSTPEYEPTIDPDTGAVSYPEAARELHEEDPTAFEALESLANRDILGKTFEEKVYVCPGCGAEGMQYTSACPGCGSAYTIETELFEHLECGHIAPRTEFEASAGGFVCPGCEATLDDSLENVERGTRHVCQDCDSYFEQPEHGLRCRECTDIYVPSEGRERVLCRYSLTDTGRRWVETQLAARESLVEMLTERGFDATANITVQGDSGTEHPVHVFAEDELLDSRIVAAVHERPDQRDAAELRDVASDLDARPVMITTLGSVATSVASLAERDDLRILSAGTDGSLEREYEVTDDPRTTQSLVQRIASAVKQP, encoded by the coding sequence ATGGTTTCGCCCGGCAAACTCACCGCTCTCACGGCGCTCGCTGACGGTTCGACCCCGGAGTACGAACCCACGATCGACCCCGATACCGGTGCGGTCAGCTATCCGGAGGCGGCCCGGGAGCTCCACGAGGAGGACCCGACCGCCTTCGAGGCGCTCGAATCGCTGGCCAACCGCGACATCCTCGGCAAGACCTTCGAGGAGAAGGTGTACGTCTGTCCCGGCTGCGGCGCGGAGGGGATGCAGTACACCTCGGCGTGTCCGGGCTGTGGCTCCGCCTACACGATCGAGACGGAGCTGTTCGAGCATCTGGAGTGTGGCCACATCGCGCCGCGGACGGAGTTCGAGGCGAGTGCGGGCGGGTTCGTCTGTCCCGGTTGCGAGGCAACGCTCGACGACTCGCTCGAAAACGTCGAGCGCGGCACCCGCCACGTCTGCCAGGACTGTGACTCGTACTTCGAGCAGCCCGAGCACGGCCTCCGGTGTCGGGAGTGTACGGACATCTACGTGCCGAGCGAGGGCAGAGAGCGCGTGCTGTGTCGGTACAGCCTCACCGACACCGGTCGACGGTGGGTCGAAACCCAGCTCGCGGCCCGCGAGTCGCTGGTCGAGATGTTGACCGAACGCGGGTTCGACGCGACCGCGAACATCACGGTCCAGGGCGATTCCGGCACCGAGCATCCGGTCCACGTCTTCGCCGAGGACGAACTCCTCGACAGCCGGATCGTGGCGGCGGTCCACGAGCGCCCCGATCAGAGGGACGCTGCCGAACTCCGCGACGTCGCAAGCGATCTCGACGCACGGCCCGTGATGATCACCACGCTCGGCTCGGTCGCGACGTCGGTGGCCTCCCTCGCCGAGCGCGACGACCTCCGTATCCTGAGTGCGGGGACCGACGGGAGCCTCGAACGCGAGTACGAGGTGACCGACGATCCGCGCACGACCCAGTCGCTCGTCCAGCGGATCGCCTCGGCCGTCAAGCAGCCCTGA